A segment of the Desulfobaccales bacterium genome:
GGAGCGCCACCGGTCGCCGATCCCGGGACAGGACGTGGCCGGCGGCGGGGGAGCCTCGCCCGTTACTGCAAGGGAGACCATGCCGGAAAAGTCCCACTTGGTGGAACGGGAGGTGTGGGTGGAAAACCGCCTGGGCATCCATGCCCGGCCCGCCACCCAGATTCTCAACCTGGCCCGGCAGTTTGAGGCCGAAATCGTCCTGGAGAAGGACGGCTGCGTGGCCAACGCCCGGGAGCTGCTTTCCGTCCTGGCCCTGGACTGCCCCCAGGGCACCCGTCTGGTGGTCAGGGCCAAGGGGGCCGACGCCCGGGACGCCGCCCACGCCATGGTGCAACTCTTCGCCCGCAAATTCGGGGAGACATGAGCGACACCACCCGCATCCTCACCGGCATCCCCGCCTCCCCCGGCATTGTGGTGGGCCGGGCCCGGGTGGTGAGCGACTTCGGCGACCTGCAGGCCGCCTTCCGCCTGCTGTATACCGACCAGGAGCGCCAGGCGGAGGTGCGCCGCTTCCAGGAGGCGGTGGAGCAGGCCCAGGCCGACCTCACCCGCCTGAGGGACCGGGTGGCCGCCGAGTTCCCCGAACACACCCACCTTTTGGAGCTGCACCTCCTCATCCTCAAGGATCAAATGCTCCACGATGAGCCCCTCCGGCTCATCCGGGAGGAGAACCTCAACGCCGAATGGGCCCTGCACCGGGCTTACGAGCGGGTGCGGGAGCTCTTCAGCCGCATTGAGGACCCTTACATCCGGGGGCGCATCCAGGATGTGGAGTCGGTCTACCGGCGGCTCATGGGCATCCTCATCGGCCAGAGCCCCCGGCGCCTCCTCCCCACCGGCGACAAGGTCATCCTGGTGGCCCGGGACCTCTCCCCGGCGGAGACCACCCAGATGGCGGGCTCCGGCGTGGTGGGCTTCATCACCGAGCGGGGCGGCCGCACCTCCCACACCGCCATCTTGGCCCAGTCCTTTGAGATCCCCGCGGTGGTGGGGGTGGACAATGCCATCCGGGAGATCGCGCCCGGCGAGGAGCTCATCCTGGACGGCCTCTCCGGCCGGGTCATCCTCCACCCCGACCAGGAGGTCCTGGAGCGCTATCGCCGCCGCCAAGCAGAGTTCGCCGCCTTCCGGGAGGAGGTCACCACCAACGCCGCCGAGCCTGCCACCACTCCCGACGGCTTCGCCACCCGGGTGATGGCCAACATCGAGCTCCCTGAGGAAGTGCACCTGGTGGGGCGCTATGGCGCCGACGGTGTCGGTCTCTATCGCACCGAATTTCTCTTCCTGCGGTTGAAGCACCTGCCCTCGGAGGAGGAGCTCTTCGATGACTATCGCAAGGTGGTGGCCGCCCTGGCCCCCCGCTTGGTCACCATCCGCACCCTGGACATTGGCGGCGACAAATTCCTGCACCGCACCGACTACGTGCCGGAGATGAACCCGGCCCTGGGCCTGCGGGCCATCCGCTTCTGTCTCAAGGAGCGGGACATCTTCCGCCGCCAGCTTAGGGCAATCCTGAGGGCCTCGGCCTACGGCCGGGTGCGGGTCATGTTCCCCCTCATCAGCAGCGTCCAGGAAGTGCGGGAAGCCAAGTCCCTCATCGAGGAGGTCAAGGCGGAGCTCAGGCGGGAGGGCCTGCCCTTCGACGAGGAGATGCCGGTGGGCGCCATGATCGAAGTGCCCGCGGCGGTGACCCTGTGCCAGATGCTGGCCCCGGAGGTGAATTTCTTCAGCATCGGCACCAACGACCTCATCCAGTACGCCCTGGCCATCGACCGGGGCAACAAACAGGTGGCTGCCATGTATCAGCCCCTGCACCCGGCGGTCCTGCGCATGGTGCTGCAGGTGGTCACCGCCGCGGGAGTCTCGGGGGTGCCGGTGGCCATGTGCGGCGAGATGGCCGGTGACCCCCTGCACCTCCCCATCCTTCTGGGCCTGGGGGTCTCGGAGCTCTCCATGAATCCCCTGGCCATCCCGGTGATCAAGCGGGTCATCCGCTCCATCACCCTGGCCGAAGCCCAGGCCATGGCCTCCCGGGTGCTGGAAATGGTGTCGGTGGAGGAGATCAACGACTACGCCAATCACTTCCTCAAGGAGCGCTTCCCTGAGATCTACCGCTTCGGCTCGGCCCTGGCGGGGCTGTGAGGTCCGCCTCGCTCATGACCTCCGGTGCAGGTGAGCTTTGGGCATTAAAGGCCAAGACCTTGAGGCTAAACAAAATTTAAGGGGTTGGGGGAGTGGGTGTGGGAGAGGGAGGTTGCGCCCCCGGCCCCCCTCTCCCCAAAGCTGTCTGCAAGAGTCCCAAGATGGGCGGCTCACTGGGGACACCGTCACCTTGACCGGCGGTTTCTTTTGGGGGAAGAGCTCAGCCATGATATAAAGAACCAGGTTGGGGGAGCGGGAGCCGATGAGCACCACTCCCTGGCCCGTCTCCGAGTAACATCGTCATAATACTTAACATATCGAGTTTGCCAATAAACCAGGACCATGCCCGTCAAGCCCGAGCACATCAAACTCATCTGCCGCAACCGCAAGGCCTACTTTGAGTACACAGTGGATGCCCTGTACGAGGCCGGGCTGGTGCTGACGGGCACCGAAGTGCAGTCCCTGAGGCTGGGGAAGGCCAATATCGAGGACGCCTACGCCCGCTTCCGCAACGGCGAGCTGTATCTCTTCAACTCCCACATCAGCCCCTACCCTTTCGCCAGCACCGACAATCACGACCCGGACCGTCCCCGCAAACTCCTGCTCCATCGCCGGGAACTGAAGCGCCTGCTGGGGAAACTGCAGGAACGGGGCTACACCCTCATCCCCCTGAAGCTCTACTTCAAGAACCAGTATGCCAAGGTGGAGCTGGCCCTGGCCAAGGGGAAGAAAAAGGCGGACAAACGGGAGACCATCCGCCGCCGGGAGGAGCAGCGGGAGCTGGAGCGGGCCCGGAAGCGACGGTACTGATTGGGTGGGAGAGGGGGCCAGGGGTCACAGCCCTCTTCCCCCTCTCCCACACCCTCACCCCCAACCGCGTATGTAGGAGAAGGGGGTGTATGGAGGGCGGGGGAGCTTTGGCTCCCCGGGGCTTTCCGCAGCCCCGCCCCCATGGCCGGAGAGCGCATGGACATCTTTGCCCGCATTGCCGAAAACAAGATCCTGGAGGCCATGGAGGCGGGGGCCTTCAACAACCTGCCCGGCAAGGGCCGCCCCCTGAAGCTGGAGGACGACAGCCACGTGCCCCCGGAGCTGCGATTGGCCTACCGCATCATGAAGATGGCCGACTGCCTGCCCCCGGAGCTGGAGCTCAAAAAAGAGATCCTGCAGCTCCAGGACCTGCTCGCTGCCCTGCCCGATGAGAAAGCCAAGCTGCACCACATGCGCAAGCTCAACTTCCTGGTGATGAAACTGAGGATGATGCGCAAGACCTCGCCCCTTCTGGAGGAGCACGAGGTCTACACTCCCAAGATCATCGCCCGACTGGAGGCCGGGAGCCAAGCCTCCGGCGGCACTCCCTCCCCATGAAGCTGCGCCTGGAGCATCCCTGGTTCCGGCGGGGGGCTCCGGTTCTGATCCGGGGGCTGTGCCGGCTGCTGATGGCCACCTGCTCCCACCGGGTGGAGGCCCATCCCGAGGCCCGCCGCTGGGTGGATAGCGGCGCCCCCTTCATCTTCACCACGTGGCACTGCCACCTGTTGAGCACCATCTTCTCCTGGCCGCGCCTTGTGCCCTCGGCCAAACCCCCGGTGCTGATGGCCAGCCCCAGCCGGGACGGGGAGTTCATCGCCGAGGTGGCCCGGGGTCTGGGGTTCATCGTGTTGGCCGGCTCCCGGCTGAAAGGCGGGATCCAGACCCTGCGCCTCCTGGCGGAGCACCTGAGACAGGGGCATCCCGTGGGGATCATTGCCGACGGCTCCCGAGGGCCGGCCCGGCGGGTGCAGAAAGGGGTACCGTTTCTGGCCAAGGAGGCCCAGGTGCCCATCATTCCGGTGGCGGCGCGGGCCAGCCGGAAGATCACCCTGAACACCTGGGACCGCTTCGAGATCCCCTGGCCGGGCTGCCGTCTGGTGTATGCGGCCGGCCCACCTCTCTGGGTCCCCGCTGCGGCCCGGGCGCCGGAACTGGAGGAGAAACGCCAGGCCCTGGAGGACTCCCTGGCACGCCTGTCGACGCCCACCCTGTAATTTTTTTCTTCCCTCCTCCGAAAAATCGGCCTCAGACGGTTGCCCTCCCCGGCGTATGTGTTACATTTAAACAAAAGAAGGAATATTCACTATATCATGCGCTTCGACGAACTGCAGAGCCATACCCTGGAACGCCTCGGCACCCCGGAAGCCAATGCCCGGGCCCAGGAACTGGTGCGGGACCGACAGGTCCTCTATCCTTACCATAGCCCCGAGCGGCTGCATGCCGTGGTGATGGAAGAAGAGCCCTATCCCGTGGAGGTGCGCCTCCGGGACGAACAGCTCAGCTTTGAATGCCAGTGCCCCGTCTTTGCCGCCGGGGAAAACTGCCACCATATCCTGGCCCTGCTCCATGCCTGGGTGCAGCAGCCCCAGAAATTCCTCCATCAGGCCGATCTCAAGGACCGGCTGAAGAAATACTCCAAAAAGGACCTGGTGGACATCATCCTGGAACTGGCCGCCAAAGTGCCGGAAACCCGGGCCCTTCTGAAGGAGGAGGAGCTGGGTCTGGACGAGATCTTGGAAACCGTGGACCAGGTGGTGGAGGAAATCCTGGAGGACTCCCTGGAGATTGCCGAGGCCGAGGAGCGCTTCCGGCGCACCCAGGCCCAGGCGGACCGTCTGGCCCAAAGCGGCCGTCTTTCCGAGGCCCGCTCCATCTACTTTTATCTCCTGGACAACATCCTGGCCCTGGAAGAGCGCCTGGGACAGGCCCTCTTCTCCCCAGACCTCAAGGGCGAGCTCTTCGAGGAATACGTCCAGTTCATCCACGAAGACCGGCAACTGGAAAAGGAGCTGGTGCAGCAGGAGCTGGAGCAGCTGGAGAGCCGGGCCGCCATCAGCCAGGGCGAGTTTGACCTAAGGGAGATCAAGCAGGAGCTTCTGGGCGCCGCCTGAGGACGACTTCCGCCGGGCCGCTTTTCGGCCTTTTCCCGACCCATCACCCCCGGGTGATGGGTTTTTCTTTTCCTGTGCCCCCCGGGAAGGGACGGGGTTTTGCAGCCCTGACTCCCAGGCGTCCGAAAACGGTCGTGGCCCGGGCCTTCCCTTTCCTCCTCCACACGACACCCGGGTCCTCCTCAGAAGCAATGCTTCAGGGGTTCGAACCTTCCGGCCGGCCGGCAGGTTAAGCCGGGGGCTCCTTCGGGGCGGCCGGAGGAACGCCGGGCGGCGCCGGCCGCGGGGCGGCATGGGCCGCCAGGAAGGTGAGGCGGTAGATGTTCAGCAGCGACAGCAGGAAGGACAGGATCAGGGGGCCGATGATGAAGCCGATGACCCCGAAATAGCTGATGCCCCCCAGAATGCTGAACATGATGAAGATGGCCGGCGTGGGCCGGGTGCCCTTCATCAGCCAGGGTTTCAGCAGGTTGTCGATACTTCCTATAAAAAGGATGAAATAGAGGGCCAGGCCCACCGCCTTGGTCCAGGCGCCCTGGAAGATGAGATAGCCCACCGCCGGCACCCAGATGAGGGCGGCGCCCACCACCGGGATCACCGAGGCGGGGATCATCACCGTACCCCAGAAGGCCGCCTGGGGCACGCCGGTGAGGTAAAAGCCCACGCCCCCGAGGGCTCCCTGGATGAAGGCCACCACCACCGTGCTCCACAGGGTGGCCTTGATGGTGGCCTCCATCTCCGCCACTATCTCCTCGTTGTGGCGGGGGTCCAAAGGCGAGAGCTTTTTGATCTCCTCGATGAAGTCATCCCCCTGAAGGAACAGGAAAAAAGTGACAAACAGGACCAGGGCCAGGTCCAGGAGAAAGTTGGTGAACCCCTTGAGGAGGCTGACGGCGTTGGTGTAAATGAAGACGCTGGCGTTGGTGAGCACCGTCTTGACCACGTCCTCCAGTTTGAACTGCTCCGGGGGGAGGGGCAGATTGAGGCGCTGGAGAAGCTCCTTGACGGCGGCCACCTTGCCGGTGAGGTACTGCCACAGGGCGCCGCTTTCCAGCCCCTTGCTCACCCAGGCGCTGAACTCCAGGGCCTGGTTGGCGATGATGCTCACCAAAGTGAAGAGCGGCAGGAGGATGATCAGGGCCAGAAAGAGGCAGGTGAGGAAGCTGGCCAGGGCCCGCAGGCCGAAGAGCAGTCGGGTCAGGGCCAGATAGAGCGGCCGGGCGGTGAAAAAGAGCACCAGGGCCAGGAAGATGTCCACCAGGTACGGCTTGATGATCTCATAGGAGTAGTAGAGGACCAGGAGGGTGAGAGCCCCGAAAAAGAGGCGGGCAAAACGGCTGGGAAACTCCTGCCAGTCCTCCGGGGGAGGCCCGGCGGAGGGGGGCGCGGCCGCCTCCGGCGGCGCCGGCATCTGCTGGGAGTCTTTCTGATCCGCCACGCGGTCCATCTTCAGGCAGGCAGTCTTCCCGCCATTTTAAGGCAGGGGGCCGGAGGCCACTGGCCCCTGCCCCCCTGGCTTTCCCTTTACAGCAGTCTCATTTCATCAGCCGGGCTTCGGCCGCGGCCCAGTTGATATTGTCGAAGAAGGCCTGGATGTAGTCGGCCCGCTTCAGCCCGTAGTCGGTGATGAAGGCGTGCTCGAAGACGTCCATGATGAGGATGGGGATGCCCCCCGCCAGGTGTCCCACGTCGTGTTCATTGATCCACAGGTTGAAGAGGCGGCCGGTTTCCGGGTCCTGGACCAGGACCGCCCAGCCGATGCCCCGCATCATGCCGGTGGCCTTGAACTCCTCGGCCCATTTGTCGTAGCTGCCGAAATCCTCCTGGAGCTTTTTCATCAGGCGGCTGTCGGCCTTGAGGGGCTCTTTGCCGCCCAGATTGCCGAAGTAGAGCTCATGGAGGCGCATGCCGTTCAGCTCCCAGCCGAAGCGGCGCTTGAGCTCCGCAAAGGCCGGCGTCCCTCCCTGGCCCTGGGCCGCCAGCTTGGCCAGCTCCTCGGCCAACAGGTTGGCATTCTTGACATAGCCCTGGTAGAGGGCGAAGTGCATCTCCAGCAGCTTGTCGCTGAAGCCCTTCATGCCCTTGAGATGACTGAAGTCCTTGGCAACATAGCCTTTGGCCCCCTGACCGGCGCCGCAGGCCAACAAGAGCCCGGCCACCAGGGCCGCCAGCAGCACCATCCTCTGCACGTTGTGCATACTCGCCTCCTTCCATTCCCGAGTCGGCAGTCGACCTGGATTACTTGAGCCATTTGTGCGTGCCCCGATTTGGGGCCTCGCCATGAAAGGGGCTGAGGGGCATCGGCTCCTGTTACGCCTCCCCAGCCCTCTCCCGGCCACAAAAGGTAAAAAGGGCTCTCAAGGAGAGAGCACCGGGCCGCCATCCCCTCTGCCCCCCTTCAGACCTCGGGGATGGGACGTCCCATGAGACCACCCTCACTTTGGCCGCCACACCAGCCGGGCGTCCACCGCCCAGCACCCTTGCGGGGTGGCAATGACCGGGTTGAGATCGGCCTCCGCCAGCTCCGGCTCGGCCAGGGCCAGGCGGGAGAGGGCCGTGAGCATCCGGGCCAGGGCCGCCAGGTCCACCGGGGGCTCCCCCCGCACCCCGGCCAGGAGGGGGTAGGAGCGCAGCGAAGCCAGGAGCTCCCGGGCCTGGGCCTCATTCACCGGGGCCAGGGTCTGGGCGGTGTCGGCTAAGACTTCGGTGTAGATCCCGCCCAAGCCGCAGACCACCACCGGCCCAAAGGTGGCGTCCCGCTTGATCCCCAGCAGCACTTCCCGGC
Coding sequences within it:
- a CDS encoding HPr family phosphocarrier protein, which encodes MPEKSHLVEREVWVENRLGIHARPATQILNLARQFEAEIVLEKDGCVANARELLSVLALDCPQGTRLVVRAKGADARDAAHAMVQLFARKFGET
- the ptsP gene encoding phosphoenolpyruvate--protein phosphotransferase, whose amino-acid sequence is MSDTTRILTGIPASPGIVVGRARVVSDFGDLQAAFRLLYTDQERQAEVRRFQEAVEQAQADLTRLRDRVAAEFPEHTHLLELHLLILKDQMLHDEPLRLIREENLNAEWALHRAYERVRELFSRIEDPYIRGRIQDVESVYRRLMGILIGQSPRRLLPTGDKVILVARDLSPAETTQMAGSGVVGFITERGGRTSHTAILAQSFEIPAVVGVDNAIREIAPGEELILDGLSGRVILHPDQEVLERYRRRQAEFAAFREEVTTNAAEPATTPDGFATRVMANIELPEEVHLVGRYGADGVGLYRTEFLFLRLKHLPSEEELFDDYRKVVAALAPRLVTIRTLDIGGDKFLHRTDYVPEMNPALGLRAIRFCLKERDIFRRQLRAILRASAYGRVRVMFPLISSVQEVREAKSLIEEVKAELRREGLPFDEEMPVGAMIEVPAAVTLCQMLAPEVNFFSIGTNDLIQYALAIDRGNKQVAAMYQPLHPAVLRMVLQVVTAAGVSGVPVAMCGEMAGDPLHLPILLGLGVSELSMNPLAIPVIKRVIRSITLAEAQAMASRVLEMVSVEEINDYANHFLKERFPEIYRFGSALAGL
- the smpB gene encoding SsrA-binding protein SmpB; amino-acid sequence: MPVKPEHIKLICRNRKAYFEYTVDALYEAGLVLTGTEVQSLRLGKANIEDAYARFRNGELYLFNSHISPYPFASTDNHDPDRPRKLLLHRRELKRLLGKLQERGYTLIPLKLYFKNQYAKVELALAKGKKKADKRETIRRREEQRELERARKRRY
- a CDS encoding DnaJ family domain-containing protein; translated protein: MDIFARIAENKILEAMEAGAFNNLPGKGRPLKLEDDSHVPPELRLAYRIMKMADCLPPELELKKEILQLQDLLAALPDEKAKLHHMRKLNFLVMKLRMMRKTSPLLEEHEVYTPKIIARLEAGSQASGGTPSP
- a CDS encoding lysophospholipid acyltransferase family protein — protein: MKLRLEHPWFRRGAPVLIRGLCRLLMATCSHRVEAHPEARRWVDSGAPFIFTTWHCHLLSTIFSWPRLVPSAKPPVLMASPSRDGEFIAEVARGLGFIVLAGSRLKGGIQTLRLLAEHLRQGHPVGIIADGSRGPARRVQKGVPFLAKEAQVPIIPVAARASRKITLNTWDRFEIPWPGCRLVYAAGPPLWVPAAARAPELEEKRQALEDSLARLSTPTL
- a CDS encoding AI-2E family transporter, which produces MDRVADQKDSQQMPAPPEAAAPPSAGPPPEDWQEFPSRFARLFFGALTLLVLYYSYEIIKPYLVDIFLALVLFFTARPLYLALTRLLFGLRALASFLTCLFLALIILLPLFTLVSIIANQALEFSAWVSKGLESGALWQYLTGKVAAVKELLQRLNLPLPPEQFKLEDVVKTVLTNASVFIYTNAVSLLKGFTNFLLDLALVLFVTFFLFLQGDDFIEEIKKLSPLDPRHNEEIVAEMEATIKATLWSTVVVAFIQGALGGVGFYLTGVPQAAFWGTVMIPASVIPVVGAALIWVPAVGYLIFQGAWTKAVGLALYFILFIGSIDNLLKPWLMKGTRPTPAIFIMFSILGGISYFGVIGFIIGPLILSFLLSLLNIYRLTFLAAHAAPRPAPPGVPPAAPKEPPA
- a CDS encoding superoxide dismutase; this translates as MHNVQRMVLLAALVAGLLLACGAGQGAKGYVAKDFSHLKGMKGFSDKLLEMHFALYQGYVKNANLLAEELAKLAAQGQGGTPAFAELKRRFGWELNGMRLHELYFGNLGGKEPLKADSRLMKKLQEDFGSYDKWAEEFKATGMMRGIGWAVLVQDPETGRLFNLWINEHDVGHLAGGIPILIMDVFEHAFITDYGLKRADYIQAFFDNINWAAAEARLMK